The Bdellovibrio sp. NC01 genome includes the window ATACATTCAAGCGGCTGGTGGCAAAGATTACGTCGGAACATTCTATGTGCAAACATTCGATGCTTCTGAAACTTTGCAACCAAAGATCAGTATCAGTGTATCAAGCTTTAGTATTTCAAAAGATGGTCGTGACTCAACTCCTTCACAACAATCTTACATTCTTTTGAGCACAAAAGATGGCAAGGTTTTGAATGTGAAAAAGGGTTGGTACTACTAGAAGGGGTCAGGGCATGAAGCAATTCATGCCCTTTTTTATGTGCGTTAGACCTTTCCAGTTCTTCGTTATAAGAGCAAGATTATAACTAAGGAGTGCCCCATGGAAAACTTCATCGCACGAATTGATCACATTGTCCTTACTGTCGAAAACATTCCCAACACCGTTGCCTTCTACACCAAAGTTCTTGGCATGCGCGAAGAAACTTTCAAACAAGGTCGCACGGCGCTGATGTTTGGAAATCAAAAATTCAATCTTCATCAAAAAGGTCATGAGTTTGAACCGAAGGCACAGCGCCCGACTCCGGGCTCTATCGATTTGTGTCTTATCACTGAAACGCCAATCAATGAAGTCATCATCTGGCTTCGTAAGTGCAATGTAAAAATCGAAGAAGGCCCTGTCGAGCGCACGGGTGCTATCGGTAAAATCAATTCGGTCTACATTCGCGATCCTGATTGGAACTTGATCGAGATTTCTAATTACTAAGATTTGTCAGTAAACATATTG containing:
- a CDS encoding VOC family protein, translated to MENFIARIDHIVLTVENIPNTVAFYTKVLGMREETFKQGRTALMFGNQKFNLHQKGHEFEPKAQRPTPGSIDLCLITETPINEVIIWLRKCNVKIEEGPVERTGAIGKINSVYIRDPDWNLIEISNY